In the Wyeomyia smithii strain HCP4-BCI-WySm-NY-G18 chromosome 2, ASM2978416v1, whole genome shotgun sequence genome, one interval contains:
- the LOC129725103 gene encoding carboxypeptidase B-like has product MIRLKFLLLHFVSIIMIGLTCERNAALYSVTPKSQEQVRYLRTLDLNNGSLDFWVLTTLINYEAHIKVPVNDVSNFRDDLEQHGMQPTVVNPNLTSCINYTRSERFARYNSIESLDITKTYLRYNTMNQYIDYLGRKYSDIVTISTVGSSYENRPLRTVTISQQRNSFNRHTILIDAGIHAREWLAPATALYVIDQLVQHTDRNRDLLENVTWVILPLVNPDGYEYSLMKDKYWRKNRHPLRHCVGSDANRNFDFHWAEKGVSRHECSQTYPGPKPFSESEARVVRRLLLSKNDSIMFYLTLHSYGRYLMYPWGYRKGLPQTWRTMDAVARAGSAAMKQSHNVNYKVGGAGKILYEASGGSDDYALAVAQIPIALIMELPGDERGFHPAVSKLQPFLEEAFSGIRAMALKVMQIMV; this is encoded by the exons ATGATTCGGTTAAAATTTTTGCTGCTTCACTTCGTCAGTATCATTATGATCGGCTTAACATGTGAACG TAACGCCGCGCTGTACAGTGTAACACCAAAATCACAAGAACAAGTGCGTTATTTGAGAACACTGGATTTGAACAATGGCTCACTCGATTTTTGGGTACTAACGACGTTAATAAATTACGAAGCCCACATAAAAGTACCGGTTAATGATGTTTCGAACTTTCGAGATGATTTGGAACAACATGGCATGCAACCAACAGTAGTAAATCCAAATTTAACTTCGTGCATAAATTATACGCGTTCTGAACGATTCGCACGGTATAATTCGATCGAGTCTTTGGATATCACGAAAACCTATCTGAGATACAACACAATGAATCAGTACATTGATTACTTGGGCCGGAAGTATTCCGATATCGTCACTATCAGCACGGTAGGAAGTTCATATGAGAATCGACCTCTTCGAACAGTCACCATATCACAACAGCGGAACTCATTTAACAGACACACGATTCTTATCGACGCCGGCATACACGCGAGAGAGTGGCTCGCTCCCGCCACCGCTCTCTACGTCATAGATCAGCTTGTTCAGCACACAGACAGAAACCGTGATCTGTTGGAAAACGTTACGTGGGTTATACTGCCACTCGTCAATCCAGACGGTTATGAATACTCTCTGATGAAGGACAAATATTGGCGGAAAAATCGTCATCCGCTTAGACACTGTGTAGGATCCGACGCTAATCGCAACTTCGATTTTCACTGGGCTGAAAAAGGAGTTTCACGGCACGAATGCAGCCAAACCTATCCAGGCCCGAAACCATTCTCCGAATCGGAGGCAAGAGTCGTCCGCCGATTGCTGCTATCGAAAAACGATTCAATCATGTTCTATCTAACTTTACACTCGTATGGCCGCTATCTCATGTATCCTTGGGGCTACCGGAAAGGGCTTCCCCAGACATGGCGGACAATGGACGCCGTAGCTCGTGCGGGATCCGCAGCCATGAAACAATCGCACAACGTAAATTACAAGGTCGGCGGAGCGGGCAAAATCCTCTACGAAGCTTCGGGAGGCAGCGATGACTACGCACTAGCTGTTGCGCAAATACCAATCGCACTTATCATGGAACTTCCCGGTGATGAGAGAGGGTTTCACCCGGCGGTGAGTAAGTTGCAGCCCTTCCTCGAGGAGGCATTCAGTGGCATACGCGCAATGGCTCTCAAGGTGATGCAGATTATGGTATAA
- the LOC129725105 gene encoding carboxypeptidase B-like, translating to MRSATVLLLLVLTAVALAEQVSYRNYKVYQTEITEHKQQALLKRWENLDGVDFWEGNGRRIMIEPRLQKKFELYLQAHKIPHKIIIEDVEETIEAERKYDQEYRRTHADLGRSTISFDNFWTLDEIHDYLDELAAEYPSLATVENIGTTEEGRVMKAITISTTNGVVSGTKPVIFIDAGIHAREWAAIMSALYLIHELVEHSDEYPDMLANDWVIIPAANPDGYEYSHTTNRLWRKNRFPVTVLCSGVDLNRNWDYQWAYTSNACSDTYAGAEGNSEAETRALVALMQRYSANLRLYLAVHTYGNLILYPFGYTMPFVPVSNADEHIAMGQKAAAAVTAVGGPTFTVGNSAEILYSATGASDDYAAGAAGFTYAFTLELTGGGSNGFDLPASQIMAVASQTFEIFRSLAGDI from the exons ATGAGGAGCGCGACTGTCCTATTGCTGTTGGTCTTAACGGCCGTAGCACTTGCAGAACAAGTTTCGTACCGGAA TTACAAAGTGTACCAAACCGAAATAACGGAACATAAACAGCAAGCGTTATTGAAGAGATGGGAAAATTTGGATGGCGTCGATTTCTGGGAAGGCAACGGCCGTCGCATCATGATTGAACCTCGATTGCAAAAGAAGTTTGAACTTTATTTGCAGGCACACAAAATACCGCACAAAATAATCATTGAAGATGTAGAAGA GACAATAGAAGCAGAGCGCAAATATGATCAGGAATACCGGCGAACTCACGCTGACTTAGGACGCAGCACAATCAGCTTCGATAACTTCTGGACGCTCGATGAAATTCATGACTATCTTGATGAACTCGCAGCTGAATATCCCAGCTTGGCCACTGTGGAAAACATTGGAACGACTGAAGAAGGTCGGGTTATGAAGGCTATTACAATTTCAACCACAAACGGAGTTGTCAGCGGCACGAAACCAGTGATCTTTATCGATGCTGGAATCCACGCACG tgaaTGGGCTGCAATAATGTCTGCCTTGTATTTGATTCATGAGTTGGTTGAACATAGTGACGAATATCCTGATATGTTAGCAAATGATTGGGTCATAATACCGGCAGCTAACCCTGATGGCTACGAGTATTCCCATACAACAAACCGTTTGTGGCGTAAGAATCGTTTTCCGGTTACAGTTTTATGTTCAGGAGTTGACCTAAATCGGAACTGGGATTATCAGTGGGCTTATACTAGTAAT GCCTGTTCGGATACCTATGCTGGAGCGGAAGGAAATTCGGAGGCAGAAACGAGAGCGTTGGTTGCTTTGATGCAACGCTACTCTGCCAATCTGAGGCTGTATCTGGCTGTACACACCTACGGAAACCTGATTCTATATCCATTCGGGTACACTATGCCATTTGTGCCAGTTTCTAACGCTGACGAGCACATTGCTATGGGACAAAAAGCCGCAGCTGCAGTTACTGCTGTCGGAGGACCGACGTTCACAGTTGGTAACAGTGCAGAGATCCTCTATTCCGCTACTGGTGCGAGCGATGATTACGCAGCAGGGGCCGCCGGATTTACATATGCGTTCACGCTGGAGTTAACTGGTGGAGGAAGTAATGGATTTGATTTACCTGCTAGTCAAATTATGGCAGTGGCTAGTCAAACGTTTGAGATTTTCCGATCGTTGGCAGGAGACATCTAA